AACGCGACCTTCAACGGTTCCCGCTACTACCACTATCACAACGGCCGCATGCGCTCGGGCCTGATCGTTTGCCAGTTCGCCCTGGCGGACGTGGACCCCGGCGCGGGCGGGCTCTGCGTCATCCCGGGCAGCCACAAGGCCAACTTTGCGTGTCCCGAGGACATCCTGACCTGGGAGGCCAACCAGGACCTGGTCCATCACATCGTACAGAAGGCGGGCGACCTGGTGATCTTCAACGAGGCCACCGCCCACGGCACCCTGCCCTGGCACGGCAAGCACGATCGGCGGGTCGCCCTGTATCGGTACACGCCCAAGTACCTGCACTACGCCGGCGGCATCTACGAAACCAACCTCCCCGAATGGACCTCGGAGCTCACCGAGGCCCAGCGCGCCGTGCTGGAACCGCCCTACATCTATCACCACCCCATCGTGGAAGACGACGGCGAAACTGTCGTGCGGCCACGGAGAGAGGGCGAGTAAGGATTGCGGGGCAGACTGGCGAGGGAATGGAGGTAGAAATGAGTATTTCATTTTCAAAATGGAAAGTGACGGAGCACCTGCGCACCTTGGAAGACGCTCGTCTCTACCTGGAAGCATGCGCGAAAGAAGATCCGGGAGATGGCAGCCAGATTCGTGCCGCCCTGAACGATATCGCCCGATCGGGGAACATGAGCTGGCTGGCCCGTGAGATTGGAATGAGTCGGGAAGGGTTGTACAAAGCACTGTCGGAGGACGGCAATCCCGCATTCTCCACGGTAGTTCGTATCGTACGTGCCCTGGGTCTCCAGGTGCGGTTTACGGCGTGATCCGTTCAGAAGGTATTTAATGTACAACTTACAAGGCAAAACCGCCCTGGTCACCGGAGCGGGCGGAGAACGGGGCATCGGCCGGGCCGTCGCCATACGACTCGCGAAGGAAGGCGCGGACCTCATTGTCAGCGACCGGGTCGCAAATCCCTATCCCGGCGACTCTTCGGAATGGCAGGGACTGCCCTCCGTGGTCCGGGAGATCGAGGCGGCGGGACGCAGCGCGGAGGCCATCCTGGCCGACGTCTCGCAGGCCGACCGGGTGGAACGACTCGTATCCGGGAGTATCGACCGGTTCGGCCGCATCGACATCCTCGTGAACGGCGCCGGCTCACTGCCAGGCAAGGACCGCGTGCTCGTCGTCGACATGGAAGAGG
This window of the Gemmatimonadota bacterium genome carries:
- a CDS encoding phytanoyl-CoA dioxygenase family protein, whose product is MPESPAFSTMSEEEQYLYDLQGFLHVRGFLDGDEVQAMNAALDANPDRLGSYDGPNELSGDWRGRPFEGKYAPFRHYEGMLTWPQPWCQPFRDLLVHPKIIPYLNTLFGRGWKLDHGVDVLIAEAGCEGLKIHGSGNATFNGSRYYHYHNGRMRSGLIVCQFALADVDPGAGGLCVIPGSHKANFACPEDILTWEANQDLVHHIVQKAGDLVIFNEATAHGTLPWHGKHDRRVALYRYTPKYLHYAGGIYETNLPEWTSELTEAQRAVLEPPYIYHHPIVEDDGETVVRPRREGE
- a CDS encoding putative addiction module antidote protein, yielding MSISFSKWKVTEHLRTLEDARLYLEACAKEDPGDGSQIRAALNDIARSGNMSWLAREIGMSREGLYKALSEDGNPAFSTVVRIVRALGLQVRFTA